A stretch of Aerococcus christensenii DNA encodes these proteins:
- the purQ gene encoding phosphoribosylformylglycinamidine synthase subunit PurQ produces MKFAVIQFPGSNCDGDMFYAIRDVLGEEVDFVPCSEESVDGYDAVMIPGGFSYGDYLRSGAISRFAPIMAGVIKFAENGGFVLGTCNGFQILCESGLLPGAFLPNEKLHFICKPQPLKVENAKTAFTHLYEEGEEVVFPIAHGEGNYYCDSETLKELKDNHQIVLTYAGENPNGSVANIAGITNKQGNVIGLMPHPERAVEALIGGVDGLKMFQSLRESYKKAGK; encoded by the coding sequence ATGAAGTTTGCGGTGATCCAATTTCCTGGCTCAAATTGTGACGGGGATATGTTTTATGCCATTCGAGATGTTTTGGGGGAAGAAGTAGACTTTGTCCCTTGTTCTGAAGAAAGTGTCGATGGGTATGATGCCGTGATGATTCCAGGAGGATTTTCATATGGAGATTATCTACGTTCTGGAGCGATTAGTCGCTTTGCACCGATTATGGCGGGTGTGATTAAATTTGCTGAAAATGGCGGCTTCGTTTTAGGAACCTGTAATGGTTTTCAAATCCTTTGTGAATCAGGACTTTTACCGGGAGCTTTCCTTCCAAATGAAAAACTTCATTTTATTTGTAAGCCTCAGCCTTTAAAAGTGGAAAATGCGAAGACTGCTTTTACCCACCTCTATGAAGAAGGAGAGGAAGTAGTTTTCCCAATTGCTCATGGAGAAGGAAATTATTACTGTGATTCAGAAACCTTAAAAGAATTAAAAGACAATCATCAGATTGTACTGACTTATGCTGGAGAAAATCCTAATGGCTCTGTTGCCAATATTGCTGGAATTACCAATAAGCAGGGAAATGTGATTGGATTGATGCCGCATCCTGAACGGGCAGTGGAAGCCCTAATAGGAGGCGTGGATGGGTTGAAGATGTTCCAAAGCTTACGTGAAAGTTACAAGAAAGCGGGGAAATAG
- the purK gene encoding 5-(carboxyamino)imidazole ribonucleotide synthase produces MNSLIKTILPGQTIGIIGGGQLGQMLAQSAKEMGYKVGILDPTENCSAAQVSDFHIQAEFEDLAAIKELANRCDVITFEFENIDTDVLDNLKKHLYLPQETSLLKASQNRLSEKAFLKACGVELAPYRPVHTRGELQSALEELGYPAVLKTIRFGYDGKGQKVLHSPSDIEACQVLLDQQTCVLEKWIPFKMELSVMMVGNPTGEYVSFPASENIHWHNILHESIVPARISEKVAKKAQEVAHQIAKEAHLVGTLGIEMFLTKDDQILINELAPRPHNSGHYTIEACDFSQFDLHIRAICNLPLSQPILLKPAVMVNILGQHVKGVEEAVDDHPEWHLHFYGKDQAKVNRKMGHITYLTSSIEQTLKDIESSHIWVKE; encoded by the coding sequence GTGAACAGCTTGATTAAAACTATTTTACCTGGACAGACCATTGGAATTATTGGAGGCGGACAACTCGGTCAAATGTTAGCTCAATCAGCTAAAGAAATGGGCTATAAGGTAGGTATCCTAGACCCTACTGAAAATTGTTCAGCCGCACAGGTTTCAGATTTTCATATTCAGGCAGAATTTGAAGATTTAGCAGCCATTAAAGAGTTAGCGAATCGCTGTGATGTGATCACTTTTGAATTTGAAAATATAGATACGGATGTCCTCGATAATTTGAAAAAACACCTCTATCTTCCTCAGGAAACGAGCTTATTGAAGGCGAGTCAGAATCGATTAAGTGAGAAGGCCTTTTTGAAAGCGTGTGGGGTTGAGCTAGCGCCTTATCGCCCGGTTCATACGCGTGGAGAGTTGCAATCAGCGCTGGAAGAATTAGGCTATCCTGCTGTCTTGAAGACGATTCGATTTGGATACGATGGAAAAGGGCAGAAGGTGTTGCATTCACCAAGTGATATAGAAGCATGCCAAGTGTTGTTAGATCAACAGACTTGTGTTTTAGAGAAGTGGATTCCTTTCAAAATGGAATTATCTGTCATGATGGTAGGAAATCCTACAGGAGAGTATGTCTCTTTCCCAGCTTCTGAGAATATTCATTGGCATAATATTCTTCACGAATCTATTGTCCCTGCGCGTATCTCAGAAAAAGTAGCTAAAAAAGCTCAAGAAGTTGCTCATCAAATTGCAAAAGAGGCCCATTTAGTAGGAACTTTAGGAATTGAGATGTTCTTGACTAAGGACGATCAAATTTTAATTAATGAATTAGCACCACGTCCACACAATAGTGGGCATTATACGATAGAAGCTTGTGATTTTTCTCAATTTGACTTACATATTCGAGCTATTTGTAATCTCCCTCTAAGCCAGCCAATCTTACTAAAACCTGCTGTAATGGTTAATATTTTGGGACAGCATGTCAAAGGAGTAGAAGAAGCGGTGGATGATCATCCGGAATGGCATCTTCATTTCTACGGCAAAGACCAAGCCAAAGTAAATCGAAAGATGGGACATATTACTTATTTGACTTCTTCTATTGAACAAACGTTAAAAGACATTGAATCCAGTCATATTTGGGTAAAGGAGTAA
- the purE gene encoding 5-(carboxyamino)imidazole ribonucleotide mutase, translating into MVDIAVLMGSVSDWETMKKTCQILEELGIPYDKKVVSAHRMPDEMFAFSENARQRGYQVIIAGAGGAAHLPGMLAAKTTLPVIGVPISSRALKGLDSLLSIVQMPAGVPVATTAIGSSGAKNAALLAASILSLQNKSLEQQLDTYREKMRQIAIESSEQLD; encoded by the coding sequence ATGGTAGATATCGCAGTCTTAATGGGAAGTGTATCCGATTGGGAAACGATGAAGAAAACCTGTCAAATTTTGGAAGAATTGGGCATTCCTTATGATAAAAAAGTCGTTTCTGCCCATCGGATGCCGGATGAAATGTTCGCTTTTAGTGAGAATGCTCGACAAAGAGGCTATCAAGTGATTATTGCAGGAGCGGGAGGAGCTGCTCACTTACCAGGGATGTTAGCGGCTAAGACAACTTTGCCAGTGATTGGAGTTCCTATCTCTTCAAGAGCCTTGAAAGGGTTGGATTCCTTGTTATCTATTGTTCAAATGCCAGCAGGAGTGCCTGTAGCGACGACAGCTATTGGCAGCTCTGGAGCTAAAAATGCGGCCCTGCTAGCAGCGTCCATATTAAGTTTGCAGAATAAATCCTTAGAACAACAGCTTGATACTTACCGGGAAAAAATGCGTCAAATAGCAATAGAAAGTAGTGAACAGCTTGATTAA
- the purS gene encoding phosphoribosylformylglycinamidine synthase subunit PurS, with the protein MYQVEIFVTYKPSILDPQGEAIQRAVQQMGYSEVQSVRQGKYFQVEIDRSVENLEACVEEICDRLLANVTMESYSYRVKED; encoded by the coding sequence ATGTACCAAGTAGAAATTTTTGTGACGTATAAGCCATCTATTCTTGATCCTCAAGGGGAAGCTATTCAACGCGCTGTTCAACAAATGGGATATTCAGAAGTTCAGTCTGTTCGTCAAGGGAAGTATTTTCAAGTAGAGATTGATCGTTCTGTGGAAAATCTTGAAGCTTGTGTGGAAGAAATTTGTGATCGCTTATTGGCTAATGTCACAATGGAATCTTATAGCTATCGCGTGAAGGAGGATTAA
- the purC gene encoding phosphoribosylaminoimidazolesuccinocarboxamide synthase — protein MMNQGKLIYSGKAKDLYETEREDQLLVVYKDQATAGNGAKKEQIKGKGVMNQEISSLIFNYLKERGIATHLVQSDQGGREVVKKMKMFPLEVVLRNVAAGSIVKRLGVSEGTEFPLGMVEFFYKSDALNDPFLNDENIYFLGLATPEDLETIKKLTRKINQELSSLFEKIGLILVDFKLEFGKTETGEILLGDEFSPDNARLWDKDTHQSFDKDIFRKDEGDMMPYYQEVRDRLEKVLSSETHSK, from the coding sequence ATGATGAATCAAGGAAAATTAATTTATTCAGGAAAAGCAAAAGATCTTTATGAAACAGAGCGAGAAGATCAGTTATTAGTTGTGTATAAGGATCAGGCGACAGCAGGAAATGGTGCAAAAAAAGAACAAATCAAAGGAAAAGGAGTTATGAATCAAGAGATTAGCTCTTTGATTTTTAACTATTTGAAAGAGAGAGGAATTGCGACGCATCTCGTTCAGTCAGACCAAGGGGGAAGAGAAGTGGTCAAGAAGATGAAGATGTTTCCATTAGAAGTCGTCTTGAGAAACGTGGCTGCAGGAAGCATTGTGAAAAGATTAGGGGTCAGTGAAGGTACTGAATTTCCTTTGGGAATGGTGGAATTCTTCTATAAGTCAGATGCCCTCAATGATCCTTTCTTGAATGATGAGAATATCTATTTCTTAGGATTAGCTACACCGGAAGACTTAGAAACAATCAAGAAATTGACGCGAAAGATTAATCAAGAATTAAGCAGTCTCTTTGAGAAAATTGGATTGATTTTAGTAGATTTTAAATTGGAATTTGGAAAAACAGAAACCGGCGAAATTTTGCTAGGGGATGAGTTCTCTCCTGATAATGCCCGCTTGTGGGATAAAGATACCCATCAAAGTTTTGATAAGGATATCTTTAGAAAAGATGAAGGCGATATGATGCCTTATTATCAAGAAGTTCGTGACCGTTTAGAAAAAGTATTATCTTCAGAAACACATTCAAAATAA